The proteins below are encoded in one region of Neofelis nebulosa isolate mNeoNeb1 chromosome 17, mNeoNeb1.pri, whole genome shotgun sequence:
- the LOC131499899 gene encoding vomeronasal type-1 receptor 4-like, which produces MAKWDLAIGLIFLTQTTVGILGNFSLLCHYIILSFTEYRWRSTDFIHKHLIGANFLALVCKGVPQTMAAFGRKHFLSDIGCKLLSFLHRVGRGVSIGSICTLSVYQAITIRPGNSRWAELKVKAPKYIVPSIFLCWVLQMLVNIIFPMYLTSTLSDKNITNKKHFGYCSSVRHDKTSDSLYGLLLSFPDVLCLGLMLWASSSMVFLLYRHKQQVQHIRRTNASSRSSHESRATKIILLLMSSFACFYTLSSIFQVVVAFFENPSWIIMNVTAFVSVCFPTVSPFLLMSHDSRVPRLCFAWTRNIKSPHPGRLGGSVH; this is translated from the coding sequence ATGGCCAAGTGGGATCTGGCCATCGGCCTGATCTTTTTAACACAGACTACCGTTGGAATCCTGGGCAATTTCTCACTTCTTTGTCATTATATCATCCTTTCCTTCACTGAGTACAGGTGGAGGTCCACAGATTTCATTCATAAGCACCTGATTGGAGCCAACTTCTTAGCCCTAGTCTGTAAAGGAGTCCCCCAGACCATGGCAGCATTTGGGCGGAAACATTTCCTCAGTGACATTGGATGcaaacttctttcctttcttcacagagtggggaggggagtgtcCATTGGTAGCATCTGCACCCTGAGCGTCTACCAGGCCATCACCATCAGGCCTGGGAACTCCAGGTGGGCAGAGCTTAAAGTCAAAGCGCCCAAATACATTGTCCCCTCGATTTTCCTGTGTTGGGTCCTGCAAATGCTGGTGAATATCATTTTCCCTATGTACTTAACGAGCACATTGAGCGATAAGAACAtcacaaacaaaaagcattttgGATACTGTTCTTCGGTTCGTCATGACAAAACTAGTGACTCACTGTACGGACTGTTGTTATCATTCCCCGATGTGTTATGTCTGGGGCTCATGCTCTGGGCCAGCAGCTCCATGGTTTTCCTTCTGTACAGGCACAAGCAGCAGGTCCAACATATTCGAAGAACCAACGCCTCTTCCAGATCCTCCCATGAGTCTAGAGCCACCAAAATCATCCTTCTTCTGATGAGCAGCTTTGCCTGTTTTTACACCCTCTCCTCCATCTTTCAAGTTGTTGTGGCTTTTTTTGAAAATCCCAGCTGGATCATCATGAATGTCACTGCATTTGTGTCTGTATGTTTCCCAACTGTCAGCCCCTTTCTGCTCATGAGCCATGACTCCAGGGTACCCAGGCTGTGCTTTGCATGGACAAGGAATATAAAATCCCCtcatccagggcgcctgggtggttcagtccactga